A DNA window from Vagococcus penaei contains the following coding sequences:
- a CDS encoding ABC transporter permease, with amino-acid sequence MLWILLFVIAPVLLIIYQSFFDINGAFTLSNYQQYFTSGTYLKMTFNSVFYAFIITVVTLLISYPTAYLLNKTKHKQLWLMLIILPTWINLLLKAYAFIGIFSINGGINNFFSFIGIGPQQILFTDFSFIFVAAYIEIPFMIMPIFNALDEINPSLVSASRDLGANSLETFRRVILPLSLKGVKSGIQAVFIPSLSLFMLTRLIGGNRVITLGTAIEQHFLVTQNWGMGSTIGVILIIAMIIIMFLTGERRKGGRLK; translated from the coding sequence ATGCTGTGGATTTTATTATTTGTTATCGCACCAGTCTTACTAATCATTTATCAATCCTTTTTTGATATTAATGGTGCATTTACACTTAGTAATTACCAACAGTATTTTACATCAGGTACTTATTTAAAAATGACGTTTAACTCCGTCTTTTACGCGTTTATTATTACCGTTGTTACCTTACTAATCAGTTATCCAACGGCCTATTTATTAAATAAAACCAAACATAAGCAGTTATGGTTGATGCTGATTATTTTACCAACATGGATTAATTTATTATTAAAAGCTTATGCCTTTATTGGTATTTTTAGTATTAATGGTGGCATCAATAATTTCTTTTCATTTATTGGTATTGGGCCACAACAAATTTTATTTACCGATTTTAGTTTTATTTTTGTTGCTGCTTACATTGAAATTCCTTTTATGATTATGCCGATTTTCAATGCTTTAGACGAAATCAATCCATCTCTCGTCTCTGCTAGTCGTGATTTAGGAGCTAACAGTCTTGAAACTTTCCGCCGTGTCATTTTACCTTTATCACTAAAAGGGGTGAAAAGTGGTATCCAGGCAGTCTTTATTCCTTCCCTAAGCTTGTTCATGTTGACGCGCTTAATCGGTGGTAACCGGGTAATCACACTAGGTACTGCTATCGAGCAACATTTCTTAGTCACTCAAAACTGGGGTATGGGATCAACCATTGGTGTGATTTTGATTATTGCGATGATTATCATTATGTTCTTAACTGGAGAACGTCGTAAAGGAGGCCGCTTGAAATGA
- a CDS encoding ABC transporter permease encodes MTNRKKIKWANLYLILVFVLLYIPIFYLIFYSFNSGSTMSSFEGFTLDHYQTLMEDTRLLTIAINTFFLAFSSALLATIIGTFGAMGIYYTKKRRSRNTLLSLNNILMVSPDVIIGASFLIFFTFLGFKLGFISVLLSHIAFSIPIVVLMVLPKMYEMNESLIDAARDLGANNWQVLRQIILPYLTPGIIAGYFMAFTYSLDDFAVTFFVTGNGFSTLSVEIYSRARQGISLEINALSTLLFILSMILVVGYYFISKDNKPRRHKKRLAKS; translated from the coding sequence ATGACCAACCGCAAAAAAATTAAATGGGCGAATTTGTATTTAATTTTGGTCTTTGTTCTACTTTATATTCCAATTTTTTACTTAATTTTTTACTCATTCAATAGTGGTTCAACAATGTCGTCCTTTGAAGGCTTTACGTTAGATCATTATCAAACCTTAATGGAAGATACTAGGCTCTTAACCATTGCAATTAATACATTCTTTTTAGCCTTCTCATCGGCCTTACTTGCAACGATTATCGGAACATTTGGTGCGATGGGCATTTATTATACTAAAAAACGTCGGTCGCGTAATACCTTATTAAGTTTGAATAATATTTTAATGGTCTCACCAGACGTTATTATTGGTGCAAGCTTTTTAATTTTCTTCACCTTTTTAGGATTTAAATTAGGCTTTATTTCCGTCCTTCTATCACACATTGCATTTAGTATTCCGATTGTGGTATTGATGGTTTTACCAAAAATGTATGAAATGAATGAGTCGTTGATTGATGCGGCACGTGACTTAGGAGCTAATAATTGGCAAGTCTTACGTCAAATTATTCTTCCCTACTTAACTCCTGGAATTATTGCCGGTTACTTTATGGCTTTCACCTACTCATTAGATGATTTCGCTGTAACCTTTTTCGTGACTGGTAATGGTTTTAGTACCTTATCGGTAGAAATTTATTCACGAGCCCGTCAAGGCATCAGTCTTGAAATTAATGCCTTAAGTACCCTACTCTTTATTTTATCAATGATTTTAGTTGTCGGTTATTATTTCATTAGTAAAGACAATAAACCAAGACGTCACAAGAAACGTTTAGCTAAATCTTAA
- a CDS encoding ABC transporter substrate-binding protein, translating to MKKLNSLLIGIVAIIILLGVTSLRLERSQGVASGKVLTIYNWGDYIDPALIKKFEKEYGYKVIYETFDSNEAMITKIQQGGTAYDLTIPSEYMIQKMMKQDVLVKLDHSRIKGLENVDDRFLDLDFDPGNQYSIPYFWGTLGIVYNDQFVDKGSINHWNDLWKPELKNNVMLIDGAREVMGLALNSDGHSLNSKNIHQLNSAEEKLTGLTTNVKAIVADEIKMYMINNESAAAVTFSGEASEMLDGNEHLHYVIPDEGSNLWFDNMVIPKTAKNIDGAYDFINFMLIPENAAANAEYIGYSTPNKKAKALMPKEITEDEQFYPDDKTIENLEVYEDLGTKYLEIYNDLFLQFKMYRK from the coding sequence ATGAAAAAATTAAACTCACTGCTGATTGGGATTGTCGCAATCATCATTCTATTAGGTGTCACTTCTCTACGTTTAGAACGTTCACAAGGTGTCGCTAGTGGTAAAGTGTTAACCATTTATAACTGGGGTGACTACATTGACCCAGCACTCATCAAAAAATTTGAAAAAGAATATGGCTACAAAGTCATTTATGAAACATTTGATTCAAACGAAGCTATGATTACTAAAATTCAACAAGGTGGAACAGCTTACGACTTGACGATTCCTAGTGAATACATGATTCAAAAAATGATGAAACAAGATGTTTTAGTTAAACTAGATCATTCTCGAATTAAAGGATTAGAAAATGTCGATGACCGCTTTTTAGACTTGGATTTTGATCCTGGCAATCAATACTCAATTCCCTATTTTTGGGGAACATTAGGCATTGTCTACAACGATCAATTTGTAGATAAAGGTAGTATTAACCATTGGAATGACCTATGGAAACCTGAATTAAAGAATAATGTCATGTTAATTGATGGTGCTCGTGAGGTCATGGGCTTAGCACTTAACAGTGATGGTCATTCGCTAAACAGTAAGAACATTCATCAATTAAATTCTGCTGAAGAAAAATTAACTGGTTTGACGACTAATGTCAAAGCCATTGTTGCTGATGAAATTAAGATGTATATGATTAATAATGAAAGTGCAGCAGCTGTAACTTTCTCTGGAGAAGCCTCTGAAATGCTTGATGGCAATGAGCACTTACATTATGTGATACCTGACGAAGGCTCTAATCTTTGGTTTGATAATATGGTTATCCCTAAAACGGCTAAAAATATTGACGGAGCCTATGATTTTATTAACTTCATGCTTATTCCAGAAAATGCCGCAGCGAATGCCGAGTATATTGGTTACTCTACACCGAATAAAAAAGCTAAGGCACTAATGCCTAAAGAAATTACAGAAGATGAACAATTCTATCCAGATGATAAAACAATTGAAAATCTAGAAGTCTATGAAGATTTGGGTACTAAGTATTTAGAGATTTATAATGATCTATTCTTGCAATTTAAAATGTATCGTAAATAA
- a CDS encoding glycoside hydrolase family 35 protein — protein sequence MTQTFDIKDEFYLNNEPIKIISGAIHYFRVVPEYWQDRLEKLKALGCNTVETYVPWNLHEPHEGEFHFERQVNLRQFIQIAGKLGLHVILRPAPYICAEWEFGGLPYWLQKNPDLKIRFDNPIFMEKIETYFQELFKQVVDLQITHGGPIIMMQVENEYGSYSNDRSYLNKMADLMEKYGVDVPLVTSDGPWGDMLENGTIPERALPTINCGSKIKQYFKRLKEFHGEKRPLMVMEFWIGWFDAWGDEAHHTMDGPTAAAELDDILSEGSVNIYMFHGGTNFGFMNGANYYDRLTPDVTSYDYDALLTEWGDITPKYHEFQKVIAKYTDIPKVELSTVIHKRAYGSLTVQKQTSLFENLSNLSETITSNYPLTMEQINQATGYIYYESHIGPAREIEDYRLIGANDRALTFINDEWLCTQYDLELNDKRSFELTAVENKLGILVENMGRVNYSVKMNHQQKGIQDGVIINGAFQSDWKISSLPMDNLDQLDFSKAWHAGQPGFYQFDVEIDEVGDTFIDLTGWGKGFVTVNGVNIGRFWEIGPQQRLYIPGPLLKTGQNEIIVFESEGKIANYITLTDTPKLDKD from the coding sequence ATGACACAGACTTTTGATATTAAAGATGAATTTTATTTAAATAACGAACCTATCAAAATTATTTCAGGTGCCATTCATTATTTTCGAGTTGTACCAGAATATTGGCAAGATCGATTAGAAAAGTTAAAAGCGTTAGGTTGTAATACTGTCGAAACATATGTCCCTTGGAATTTACACGAGCCACATGAAGGGGAATTTCATTTTGAGCGACAAGTCAATTTACGCCAATTTATTCAAATAGCTGGCAAATTAGGATTACACGTGATTTTACGCCCAGCACCATATATTTGTGCGGAATGGGAATTTGGTGGTCTTCCATATTGGTTGCAAAAAAATCCGGATTTAAAAATTCGTTTTGATAATCCGATTTTTATGGAAAAGATTGAAACTTATTTCCAAGAGTTATTTAAACAAGTTGTTGATTTGCAAATTACACATGGTGGCCCAATCATCATGATGCAAGTTGAGAATGAATACGGTAGCTATTCTAATGACCGGTCATACCTGAATAAGATGGCTGATTTAATGGAAAAATATGGTGTTGATGTGCCACTCGTGACATCAGATGGACCATGGGGCGACATGCTAGAGAATGGAACAATCCCAGAACGTGCGCTACCAACGATTAACTGTGGTTCTAAAATCAAACAATATTTTAAACGTCTCAAAGAATTCCATGGTGAGAAACGCCCATTGATGGTAATGGAATTTTGGATTGGCTGGTTTGATGCATGGGGAGATGAGGCACATCATACTATGGATGGCCCGACTGCAGCAGCGGAATTAGATGATATATTAAGTGAAGGCTCTGTGAATATTTATATGTTCCACGGTGGAACGAATTTTGGATTCATGAATGGAGCTAATTATTATGATCGTTTAACACCAGACGTAACGAGTTATGATTACGATGCGTTACTCACTGAATGGGGCGATATTACCCCTAAATATCATGAATTCCAAAAAGTTATCGCTAAGTATACAGATATTCCAAAAGTAGAGTTATCCACAGTTATCCACAAGCGGGCATATGGTTCATTGACGGTCCAAAAACAAACGAGTTTATTTGAAAACTTGTCGAATTTAAGTGAGACAATTACGTCTAATTATCCTTTAACGATGGAACAAATTAATCAAGCAACAGGCTATATTTATTATGAAAGTCACATTGGTCCAGCTCGTGAGATTGAAGACTACAGACTGATTGGCGCAAATGACCGAGCATTGACGTTCATTAATGACGAGTGGTTATGCACACAATATGATTTAGAATTAAACGATAAACGTAGCTTTGAATTAACGGCTGTGGAAAATAAATTAGGTATTTTAGTGGAAAATATGGGACGTGTGAATTACTCTGTAAAAATGAACCATCAACAAAAAGGTATTCAAGATGGGGTCATTATCAATGGGGCATTCCAAAGTGATTGGAAGATTTCTTCACTACCAATGGATAATTTAGACCAATTAGATTTTTCAAAAGCTTGGCATGCTGGACAACCAGGTTTCTACCAATTTGACGTAGAAATTGATGAAGTTGGTGACACATTTATTGATTTAACAGGTTGGGGTAAGGGCTTTGTGACTGTTAATGGTGTTAATATTGGTCGTTTCTGGGAAATCGGGCCACAACAAAGATTATATATTCCTGGACCATTGTTGAAGACAGGACAAAATGAGATCATTGTCTTTGAGAGTGAAGGGAAAATAGCTAATTATATTACTTTAACAGATACACCAAAGTTAGATAAGGATTAG
- a CDS encoding beta-galactosidase: MMQVFNQFLYGGDYNPNQWPKEIWQEDMQAFNDAHINSATINVFSWARLQKSESDYDFSELDAIVALLQQEKKEIVMGTATAALPAWLFKRYPEVGRVDFYGRQHVFGQRHNACPNSLVYQKYAQALVSKLAERYGGEPYVSCWHINNEYGGECFCANCQKAFRVWLKEKYQTIESINDAWNLAFWGHTIYDWDDIVVPNYLSEGLDEQNTAFAGISLDYRRFMSDSLLNNFKLERDAIRAVDTTTPITTNLMGTYKGLDYFKWAKEMDIVSWDNYPAYDTPWSQVAMTHDLMRGLKQQPFMLMEQTPSQQNWQPYNSLKKPGQMRAQSYQSIAHGADTIQFFQLRRSKGACEKFHGAVIEHVGGTTKTRVFNEVQALGKELATIGTELMGTQSRNKVAIIFDWDNYWALEYTSGPNKDLTYVAQIHQYYAAFYQQNIGVDLIEPTADLSNYSLVIAPVLYMVTDEVANNIQSYVASGGHLITTFMSGIVDQSDNVHLGGYPGPLREMLGIWVEEIDALAPEQSNTIAFEDGTTGHAHLLCDIIHLEGATSLGHYTSNFYETYPFATKHSFGKGQAWYVGTELDTTSLHKLVNDIIAQLSLQRVVNDATDLEITCRESETHQYYFVMNFTNQSQMLPQEFVGAYDMLSDKYLTNNQPLAVYDCVIVRREN, from the coding sequence ATAATGCAAGTATTTAATCAATTTTTATATGGCGGAGACTATAATCCGAATCAATGGCCAAAAGAGATTTGGCAAGAAGACATGCAAGCCTTTAATGACGCACATATAAATAGTGCAACCATTAACGTGTTTTCATGGGCAAGATTACAGAAAAGTGAAAGCGATTACGACTTTTCTGAATTAGACGCAATTGTGGCTTTATTGCAACAAGAGAAAAAAGAAATTGTGATGGGAACAGCTACGGCAGCTTTACCTGCTTGGTTGTTTAAACGTTATCCTGAAGTTGGCCGAGTCGATTTTTATGGACGTCAACATGTTTTTGGTCAGCGCCATAATGCGTGTCCCAATAGTTTGGTTTACCAAAAATATGCACAAGCACTTGTTTCTAAATTAGCAGAACGCTATGGCGGTGAGCCCTATGTAAGTTGTTGGCATATTAATAATGAGTATGGTGGCGAGTGTTTCTGTGCTAATTGTCAAAAAGCCTTTCGTGTATGGTTGAAAGAAAAGTATCAAACTATTGAGTCAATCAATGATGCGTGGAATTTAGCTTTTTGGGGCCATACTATTTATGACTGGGATGATATTGTGGTACCCAATTATTTGAGTGAAGGATTAGACGAGCAAAATACGGCATTTGCAGGTATCTCTTTAGATTATCGCCGTTTCATGTCAGATAGTCTATTAAACAATTTTAAATTGGAACGTGATGCTATACGTGCGGTTGATACCACGACACCAATTACGACCAACTTAATGGGGACTTATAAAGGCTTAGATTACTTTAAGTGGGCAAAAGAGATGGATATTGTGTCTTGGGATAATTACCCTGCCTATGACACTCCTTGGAGTCAGGTTGCAATGACACATGACTTAATGCGAGGGTTAAAGCAGCAACCATTTATGTTAATGGAACAAACTCCGAGTCAACAAAACTGGCAACCCTATAACTCATTAAAAAAACCTGGGCAGATGCGTGCTCAAAGTTATCAATCGATTGCGCATGGGGCGGATACCATTCAGTTTTTCCAATTACGACGGTCAAAAGGTGCTTGTGAGAAATTTCATGGTGCGGTAATTGAACACGTTGGTGGAACGACTAAAACTCGTGTGTTTAATGAAGTTCAAGCATTAGGTAAAGAGCTAGCAACTATTGGGACAGAATTAATGGGTACTCAATCACGCAATAAAGTTGCGATTATCTTTGATTGGGATAATTATTGGGCGCTCGAATATACTAGTGGGCCAAATAAAGATTTGACTTATGTGGCACAAATTCATCAGTATTATGCCGCGTTTTATCAGCAAAATATTGGGGTTGATTTAATAGAGCCTACCGCAGATTTGTCAAACTATTCACTAGTAATCGCTCCAGTCTTGTATATGGTGACAGATGAGGTAGCTAATAATATTCAATCCTATGTTGCCTCAGGTGGTCATCTTATCACAACCTTTATGAGTGGGATTGTTGACCAATCGGATAATGTTCATTTAGGTGGCTATCCTGGACCGTTACGCGAAATGTTAGGTATTTGGGTGGAAGAAATTGATGCCCTTGCACCAGAGCAAAGCAATACGATTGCTTTTGAAGATGGGACGACAGGTCATGCTCATCTGTTATGTGACATTATCCATTTAGAAGGAGCTACCAGTTTGGGTCACTATACGAGCAACTTTTATGAAACATACCCCTTTGCGACAAAGCATTCCTTCGGGAAAGGTCAAGCATGGTATGTTGGGACAGAATTGGATACCACATCTCTGCATAAATTAGTTAATGATATTATTGCGCAATTATCACTACAACGAGTGGTTAATGATGCAACAGATTTAGAAATCACGTGTCGTGAAAGTGAGACACATCAGTATTATTTTGTCATGAATTTTACCAACCAATCCCAAATGTTACCACAAGAATTTGTCGGAGCATATGATATGTTATCAGATAAGTATTTAACTAACAATCAACCGTTAGCCGTGTATGATTGTGTAATTGTAAGGAGAGAAAACTAA
- a CDS encoding AraC family transcriptional regulator, producing the protein MIAPFIPHIYFSIDNWQTKFATFNGEFSPYFSEITQVPTFAIANDTSNFNFSNWIDELIHEHLANRLIETNLSTKCYDFLLQFRHLQQHNKEQQHPLFQQFVFPTLIEIETNYASQLTSQQLAQKLFITPQYLSRLFKRFLNQSPYQYLTDYRMNRAKELLINDLYLDIQDIALRVGFMSTSQFIQLFKQRTSYTPNQFRQLFYSSSTKKG; encoded by the coding sequence TTGATTGCCCCTTTTATCCCACATATTTATTTTTCCATTGATAACTGGCAAACAAAATTCGCAACGTTTAATGGCGAATTTAGTCCTTATTTTTCTGAAATTACACAAGTCCCTACATTTGCGATTGCTAATGATACGTCAAACTTTAACTTTTCAAATTGGATTGATGAATTAATTCATGAACACTTAGCTAATCGACTAATTGAAACTAATTTATCAACAAAATGTTATGACTTTCTACTACAATTTCGACACTTGCAACAACATAATAAAGAACAACAACATCCGCTATTTCAACAATTTGTTTTTCCAACACTGATAGAAATTGAAACAAATTATGCTAGTCAATTAACTAGTCAACAGCTTGCTCAGAAACTTTTTATTACGCCACAATATTTAAGCCGACTATTTAAACGGTTCTTAAATCAAAGTCCTTATCAATACCTCACTGACTATCGTATGAATCGAGCGAAAGAATTACTAATAAATGATTTGTATTTAGATATTCAAGACATTGCGCTACGCGTCGGTTTTATGTCTACTAGCCAATTCATTCAGCTTTTTAAACAACGAACTAGCTACACACCAAATCAATTCAGACAACTATTCTACTCATCCTCAACAAAAAAAGGATAG
- a CDS encoding alpha/beta hydrolase family protein yields the protein MKTVQATDLFQLKTIGQPVYVNDMALFLETRLDEEKNTYCHEIVSIHQGTKERQVWGLESGVTGSLKVSPNHKWVSFLAKDAQEKQQIYLMSLTGGRAFALTKEAEGVMTYEWTSTGASLYYETTTPITEEKPKFVQPYTTERLSYQLDGSGLKKVVASYLIKKIDVATKIETLISTNERRKALAYVATDESYLIISDDLDYTNDWVYGTTVYYYDIAQKTQRSLTTDYPKGNFTFVEMAPNGTTCLLAGNDFSYAFVTQTKLYAYDLLTDTLTALTDDFDEEIGDAIISDTQQANQGVMPHWLTDDYVAVPITTNGRIDWYNLELTTKVLTKVSSGVYHFTDAAVINEDTLLVGYSTPTEPSILATLSLKTKVVTPLYNPNTVWLKDITLSQPQEFWYKSVDDWKIQGWYLPPVTSSSKHPAMLYIHGGPQVCYGETFFHEMQVHAANGYGVILLNPRGGQGYGQEFVAAILGDYGNKDYQDLMNGLDTVLAEHPEIDETDVYVIGGSYGGFMTNWIVGHTNRFKAAITQRSISNWVSFYGASDVGAFFVEFQLQRDLSKVDELWRLSPLAYVNKVNTPTLVMHSEDDLRCPLEQGQQFYVGLKKAGVPTKLVMYPESSHGLSRNGLPNLRLSRLAEIENWFTTHR from the coding sequence GTGAAGACAGTTCAAGCGACAGATTTATTTCAATTAAAAACAATCGGACAACCAGTTTATGTCAATGACATGGCTTTATTTTTAGAAACACGACTTGATGAAGAAAAAAATACCTATTGTCATGAGATTGTTAGTATTCATCAGGGGACAAAAGAGCGCCAAGTTTGGGGATTAGAAAGTGGTGTGACAGGTTCTTTAAAAGTGTCACCAAATCATAAGTGGGTCAGTTTTTTAGCAAAAGATGCGCAAGAAAAACAACAAATTTATCTGATGTCATTAACAGGTGGACGTGCCTTTGCGTTAACCAAAGAAGCTGAAGGTGTGATGACTTATGAGTGGACAAGTACAGGAGCAAGTCTATATTACGAAACAACGACACCGATAACAGAAGAAAAACCAAAATTTGTTCAACCATATACAACAGAGCGTTTGAGCTATCAATTAGATGGGTCAGGTTTGAAGAAAGTTGTTGCGAGTTACTTGATTAAAAAAATTGACGTAGCGACTAAAATAGAGACATTGATTAGTACGAATGAACGCCGAAAAGCTTTAGCATATGTAGCAACAGATGAATCTTATTTAATTATTTCGGATGACTTAGATTATACAAACGACTGGGTATACGGCACCACAGTTTATTACTATGATATCGCACAAAAAACACAACGGTCGTTGACGACAGACTATCCAAAGGGTAACTTTACGTTTGTTGAGATGGCACCAAATGGTACAACCTGTCTGCTAGCAGGGAATGATTTCAGTTATGCATTTGTAACACAAACAAAGCTATATGCTTATGATTTGCTGACAGACACACTAACAGCATTAACAGATGACTTTGATGAAGAAATTGGTGATGCGATTATTAGTGACACACAGCAAGCTAATCAAGGTGTTATGCCCCATTGGTTAACAGATGATTATGTGGCCGTTCCAATTACGACAAATGGCCGCATTGATTGGTATAATTTAGAGTTGACGACAAAAGTGTTAACTAAAGTATCTAGTGGTGTTTATCATTTTACAGATGCTGCTGTGATTAATGAGGACACACTATTAGTTGGTTATTCAACGCCAACCGAACCAAGTATCTTGGCAACCTTATCTCTTAAGACAAAAGTTGTCACACCACTCTATAATCCTAATACTGTTTGGCTTAAAGACATCACATTAAGCCAACCGCAAGAGTTTTGGTATAAGAGCGTCGATGATTGGAAAATTCAAGGCTGGTATTTACCACCAGTGACATCAAGTTCAAAACATCCAGCCATGTTGTATATTCATGGTGGCCCACAAGTCTGTTATGGGGAGACATTCTTCCATGAGATGCAAGTGCATGCTGCGAATGGTTATGGCGTGATTTTACTTAACCCACGTGGCGGACAAGGCTATGGACAAGAATTTGTTGCAGCTATTTTAGGAGACTATGGTAATAAAGATTATCAGGATCTAATGAACGGATTGGATACTGTATTAGCGGAACACCCAGAAATAGATGAAACGGACGTTTATGTTATTGGTGGTAGTTATGGAGGCTTTATGACTAACTGGATTGTCGGCCATACGAACCGCTTTAAAGCAGCTATTACACAACGGTCTATCTCTAACTGGGTTAGTTTTTATGGTGCGAGTGACGTGGGTGCCTTCTTTGTTGAATTCCAATTACAACGTGATTTATCAAAAGTCGATGAGCTTTGGCGTTTATCACCACTTGCCTATGTGAATAAAGTCAACACACCGACACTTGTGATGCACAGTGAAGACGATTTACGTTGTCCATTGGAACAAGGGCAACAGTTTTATGTGGGCTTGAAAAAAGCTGGTGTACCGACTAAGTTAGTGATGTATCCAGAATCAAGTCACGGATTGTCACGTAATGGTTTACCAAATTTACGCTTATCACGTTTAGCTGAAATTGAAAATTGGTTTACTACTCACCGTTAG
- a CDS encoding YitT family protein codes for MMTTFKNWKDGLGGSIYMEKISMAIVNGILQAIALNMFWQPGHIYASGVTGLGQIIVTLTQKLSGTHLPMGVVLYCLNIPLFILAWFKISRRFTIFTMISVFMTSFFIQIVPITTLSKDPIICAIFGGGICGLGVGLALKGGLSSGGLDIVSVSIRKATGRNVGSLNIIFNTCIILMSGFLFGWPYAFYSAFSIFVNGKVVDMVYTRQKKMQVMIVTTQADRVIEEFQTRIRRGITIINDVEGAYNREKETILISIITRDQIPLLQFAMREADPKAFISIAENVTIMGNFYEPNW; via the coding sequence ATGATGACAACATTCAAAAACTGGAAAGATGGCCTTGGCGGTAGTATTTATATGGAAAAAATTTCCATGGCTATTGTAAATGGTATTTTACAGGCTATTGCGTTAAATATGTTCTGGCAACCAGGGCATATTTACGCCAGTGGTGTAACAGGTTTAGGACAAATTATTGTGACGTTGACACAAAAGCTTTCGGGAACACATCTACCAATGGGGGTAGTTCTTTATTGCTTAAATATTCCATTATTTATTCTCGCTTGGTTTAAAATTAGCAGACGATTTACGATTTTTACGATGATTTCGGTCTTTATGACGTCATTTTTCATTCAGATTGTCCCGATTACAACCTTGTCAAAAGACCCAATTATCTGTGCCATTTTTGGTGGGGGAATTTGTGGCTTAGGCGTGGGATTAGCTTTAAAAGGTGGATTATCATCGGGTGGTCTTGATATTGTGAGTGTGTCGATTCGTAAAGCAACTGGACGTAATGTAGGGTCGTTAAATATTATCTTTAATACATGTATTATTTTAATGTCAGGATTTCTATTTGGTTGGCCATATGCTTTTTACAGTGCCTTTTCTATTTTTGTCAATGGTAAGGTTGTTGATATGGTTTATACCCGACAAAAGAAAATGCAGGTAATGATTGTGACAACACAGGCTGACCGCGTGATTGAGGAATTCCAAACACGTATTCGTCGGGGGATTACCATTATTAATGATGTTGAAGGGGCGTATAATCGAGAAAAAGAAACGATTTTAATCTCAATTATTACACGTGACCAAATTCCATTGCTACAATTTGCAATGCGTGAAGCGGATCCTAAGGCATTTATTAGTATTGCTGAAAATGTCACGATTATGGGGAATTTCTACGAACCTAATTGGTAA